CAGCGAGCCCGGGCGACATCGGGGGTATGCGGTTTGCCCTGCAGGACACCGTCGACCAGCAGCATGGAATCACAACCGACGACGACACAGTCGTCGATGAGCCGGGGTGCGCGCGCGGTAACGATGCCGTGCGCATCGGGTGCGGCGGGATCGAGTTCGGCGGCCGCGGCATCGGCGATCAGCCCGGCGGCCACGACCCTGGCCTTCGCCTCGGCGAGGGCAGTCACCACCCCGGCGGGCGAGGTGTCCGGCGGCAGTGCCCCGGCGACCGCGTCCTCGTCGACATCGGAGATCCGCACCACCGGATCCAGGCCCGCCGAACGCAACACCTGTAGACGCGCCGGCGAGGCGGAACCGAGAACGAATCCCGTCACGTCAGCCGCGGATGTGCGACACGTAGGGGTACGAGTACGGGGAGAACGGCGAGGTACCGCGGTGCATCATGGTGGGCCGGCCCCAGTTGTCCACCGGGCCCTGCTCCCGCGGCGCGACACCGGAATTCGCGGCAGCGGCGAATACGGTGATCAGCGCGGCGAGTTCCGCGTCGGTGGGCGAACCCTTCAGGATCTGGATCACCGGACCCCGACTCGGCTCCGCCTCGGCGGTACCGGATTCGGACGCGGGCCTCGCCTCGTCGTCACCGAAACCGTCGACCGCCAAATCCAATTCAGCGGCGCGCAATATCTCTTCGTCAGCCACAGCCGTCACAGCGCCAACTCCTCCTGTCCATGCGCCGGGCCTCGGGGCCCGGCGTTCGCGGCGCGGGGTGAACCATGCGCCGCGAACGGTACTCATTGCGGCTCTCATCGAATGAGGGCCTGTTACTACCATCTTCACCCGGATGAGGCAA
The genomic region above belongs to Nocardia spumae and contains:
- a CDS encoding nucleoside triphosphate pyrophosphatase, translating into MTGFVLGSASPARLQVLRSAGLDPVVRISDVDEDAVAGALPPDTSPAGVVTALAEAKARVVAAGLIADAAAAELDPAAPDAHGIVTARAPRLIDDCVVVGCDSMLLVDGVLQGKPHTPDVARARWAGMAGRSADLLTGHCVVRLRDGAIVAQARDCSTTTVHFAEPDPVELDAYIATGEPLRVAGAFTLDGMGGWFVDRIDGDPSSVIGIGLPLLRRLLGDIGVGIAQLWVGAQLRADAIG
- a CDS encoding acyl-CoA carboxylase subunit epsilon, with amino-acid sequence MTAVADEEILRAAELDLAVDGFGDDEARPASESGTAEAEPSRGPVIQILKGSPTDAELAALITVFAAAANSGVAPREQGPVDNWGRPTMMHRGTSPFSPYSYPYVSHIRG